TACAGCAGGTGCGAGCTGTAGAAGACCGTTCGGCCTTCGCCTTGGAGGTGCGTCACCACATCGCGGTTGAACTCCTTGCGCATGATCGGGTCCAGGCCCAGCGCCGGATCGTCCAGGATCACCAGCTCCGGCCGATGGGCCAGCGCCAGCAGCAGCCCCAGTCGTACGCTCTGCCCCTTGGACAGGTGGCGGATGCGGGTCTTCAGCGGCAGCTCGAAATCGCGGACGTATCGACGGGCAAGGTCGTCATCCCAGCTCGGGTAAAACGGGGCCATGAACCGGATGATCTGCTCGACGTTCATCCAGCCCCACATCTGCTGATCTTCCGCGAGGTAGCCGACGCGTCGGCGGATGGCCAACGCGTCGCGTGTCGGGTCAAGGCCGAGCACGCGCATCGTGCCCGCGTCCGGCGACATCAGGCCGAGCATCATGCGGATCGTCGTCGTCTTGCCCGCACCATTGCGGCCAAGGAACGCGAACGTCTCGCCGGGTCGCACGTTCAGTTGCACGCCATCGAGCACGGCATGCTTGCCGAAACGCTTGTTCACGCCGTCAACCACGATGGCGTCGGTCGGGGAAGAGTCCTGCATCAGGCCCGCTCCTTTTTCTCGTTGGTTCCGCCGGAGGATGTCAGCCCGCCGGCCGCCGCTTGAATCGCGGCTTTGAAGTGGCGCTCCAGTTCGCCCGGCGTCAGGCCGAGCATCAGCCCCCGCCGGGCAATCTGTTCCAGGTCGCCGCGGTACTGCTTCACCTGCCCGGACAGACGCCGCACCGGCGGTCGATCCGCGATGTAGGTGCCGTCCCCATGCCGGCGATCAAGCAGCCCCTCGCCCGTGAGCTTCTCATACACCCGCAGCACCGTATTCTGGTTGACCGCCAGCTCCCGCGCCAGCTCCCGCACCGATGGCAGTCGATCGCCCGCCTTCAAGCTGCCCGAAAGGCACCGGGCCCGAATCTGCTCGGCCATCTGCCGGGAGATCGGAATCGACGAGGCTCGTTCAATGCGGATGAACATGGTGACTCTCACAGGTGACTACACATATGTAACACCAGTCAGATCACCTCGTCAATCCCTTTTTTCACAAAATCTCACCGCGGACCTGAGCACGATCCCCAGCCAATGCGCTTGATCTGGAAAGAAATGCTTGGCATAACGCTCTATGTCAGATACTATGTATCACATAATAAGGAGCGGCCATGAAAATCGAACGCGAACTCATGCGAGGGGCCGGGCCGGTGGCGGTGCTCAAGTTGCTGGCCAGTAGCGAAAAGTACGGCTACGAACTGGTCCGCCTGCTCGATCAACGGTCCGACGGCGTGCTTGCCATGGGGCAGAGCACCCTCTACCCCATGCTCTACAACCTCGAAGCCAAGGGACTGATCGCCTCGCGCGTGCAGCAGGTCGATAGCAGCCGGCCTCGCCGGTACTACCGCCTGACCGCGAAGGGCAAGAAGCAACTGGCCCGCGATACGGCCCAATGGGAAGCGTTGTCGACGGCCATGGGCAAACTCGGCATTACGGGAGCGTGAACCATGAGCATGGCCAGAGAACAGACCCTGTGGCGACGGATGCGGTTCACACCCGTGAGCGATGCATTGCGTGGCCAACTGACCGGCCGACTCGACGTGGACCAGCTCATCGCTGAAGCCGGCCTGCCTGCCGAGCCAGCGCAGCGCGTGCGGGAGGTTGTATATCGCACCCGGCTGTGGCGCAGCGAAAAGATCGACGTGGCCACCGAGTTGATCGCCCACTTTCGCGATGGCTTGGATGATGATGTGCCCGTGGACGAACTGGTCGCCGGCTTCGGCGATGCGAAGCAGGCGGCCCGGCTGATCCGGCGGGCAAAGAAGCGCAATCGGCCGTGGCCGTGGCATGTCGCGCGGGCGACGAGCCTGGCGGTGTGCGTGCTGGTGGGCGTGTACGTGGTCGCTTCGATATTGTTGCTGATGGGTCGGCCGGCGGTGACGGTGGATTACGTGGCCCGGCTGAACGAGCCAGCGATAGCGGTGCCGGAGGCGGATCGGGCGTGGCCGATCTATCGCGAGGCCCTTCTGGCGGGAATGCGGGATTTGGATTTCGACGCCATGCGGGTTCAGCTCGAGCGTGGTCAGCGCGGGATTCGTGCCGGGGAGCCGGGATGGGGAGAGGCGGTGGTGTTTCTGGAGGATCATACTGACTTGCTTGAGCAGATTCGCACTGCGGCTGCGAAGCCGGGCCTAGGCTTGTCGATTGGACATAACTGGGACTTCACAGGCCTCGACCGCGAGGCTCTGCATGGCCCGATTCAAGGTGATCCGGTCAGCCCAGAAGGGTTTTATGAACAACTAGCCCAAGGGTCGCTTATCGGCGTAACACTCCCAAACGCGTCTATATATAGTTGAGTGAGCTATCGACAGACCCCGTGGGCAGACCACGCCACCCACGACGCTTGATCGATGGTTTCGTTGAGTCCCTTGCGGAATCGTTCAGTTGATAGGCGTCTTGTCGTCTCGTGGCCTTCCTCTTGCCACAACGGCTCAACTTACGTAGAGTGTGTTCGGTTTTTGATCGCCACTGTGCCGGGGAGTGAGTGAGGAGCCCGTGAGGGGGCCACGCTATCTTTTTGCCGACATGACGGTTTTCGCCAGCGTCGAGCAGCAGGAACAGCCCAGGCTCCGGGGCCACCCTATCGTCGTTCGCAGCATTCCCCGCATGAGTTTCATTCGATAGCACATGTCTTGGCATCGATCTGGAAAAGTTGGTCGGATCGCTCCTGCGGTTGTGACGAGCTGAATGACCAGCAGTTGGAGGAAATCGAACGGGAATTCGCCCGCCAGGCCCTCAAGCCGTTCCACAACCCCCGCCTGCGCGAAGCGGTGCTCACCGCCAGCCAGCAGTCCACCGAACAGGTGATCGACGAGATCAGCCGCGACCAGCTGCTCGACGCCGGCTACAGCGCCGCCGCGAAGGAGAAGGCCCAGACCCTGGTCAGCCACTTCCGCCAGTTCATCGACGAGCACAAGGATGAGATCGAGGCTTTGAAGCTGCTCTACAGCCAGCCGCACCGCGCCGGCCTGCGCTACGGCCAGGTCAAGGAACTGGCCCGCGCCCTGCGGCAGCCGCCGCTGTCGCTGAACACCGACCACCCCGAGCAGCCGCTTTGGCAGGCCTACCACGCCCTGGAGCCGGACAAGGTCAGGGGGCAGAACAAGGCCCTGGTCGACCTGATCGCCCTGGTCCGCCACGCCATAGAGCCCGCGACGCCGCTGTCGATCCTCCCTGGTCGTTCACTGATCCGCGATTATTACCCTCCGCCTTCAAGGTGGATCGACCAAACAAGTAACGTAACTCGAATTGTCAACCATGACGCGATACTAGCCCGGATTATGCATGGCCCCATTGAAAAAACGGCCTTCGTGTGTTCTAACTCGGTCACCACAACAGAGTTTGATCCGCACGGAGGCCGATGATGTCGCAGCAGACTGTCGGTCAGTTGACCTTTGAGTTTCTCCCACATTCGCCGGTCGTTGTCCAGTCGCATTCAGGGCAGATCAGCACCGATGCCGGGCTGCTGCCCATTCGCCAGTTCGATCAGCGCTGGTGTTATACGCAGCGCCTTGCGGCGTGCCTGAAGCAGGTCGCTCAGCCGTTGATGGATAAGGCGCAACGCCGCTACGACCACACGGGCGTGAAGCAGCGTCTGTTCATGCGCTTCCGCTACGCCGCGGAGAGTTGGCCGCACGAACGCACCGTGATCGCCAAGGCCGAGTGCCACGCCGGCGGCACGAACCTGCGATTCGTGATCACCAGCCTCGACGTGCCGGGCAAACGTCAGGTGCGGCAGACCTATGACGATTACGTGCAGCGCGGCGAGAGCGAGCAGCGGATGGACGAACTGAAAAACGGCCTGCATGCCGACCGCCTGAGTTGCCATCGCTTCAAGGCCAACTTCCTGCGACTGCTGCTGCACACCGCCGCGTTCAATCTGCTCAACGCGTTGCGTGATCACGCCGGCTTGCCGACGCTGCTGCGTCGCGCTCAGCCGGGCACGTGGCGAAGCCATGTGATCAAGGTGGCTGCGACGATCGTGCAGACGACGCGCCGGGTGTTGGTGTCGTTGGCGGCGCAGTGGCCGTTCGCCCATCTCAATCACGCGGTGTCCCGCCGTGCGTTGCAGAGCCTGCCGGCTCCCTGATCGCCCCGACAAGGCGAGATCATCGGCTGGGGGAAAGGGGGCGGTCCGCGCCGACCTCGGCCCAGCCCGCCTGAAATGCCGCCGCGTTCAAACATCACGCATCAATGACACGGCGACGAATAATGCGGGCTAGGGGCTCACACGTAGGAAGCTGTCTCCTCCTTCAGCCCAAGGAAATAATTCAGTATAATGAAATAATATTTGGTAAAGGTGTTGATTTTTTCTTTTTACCAATGTACTTTACGTGTAAACGAGGTGACAGGAATGCCCCCTACACGAACCCAAATCGCAAAGCGGTCGAACGTCTCCGTCTCGCTGGTTTCGCGTGTCTTGAATGGTGATCCGACGCTGCGAGTGCGGGAAGAAACCCGCAACCGCATCGTGGCGGTTTACAACGAAATGGGGGGGGGGGGAGACCCCGGGGAGGCAAGCGAAGCTGAGCAGGAACCGCGTCGAATTTCGCAGCGGCTGGCGCACAACATCGTATTGCCGATGGATCGGGCTTTCGAAAATCTGTCAAAGCCGCTGTTTACCAGCACGGTAGCCGTGCTCGTGCAGAATCTGCAGGCGGAACTTCAAAAGGCAGGCTTTCGCTTGAGCGTTGTCTTCTTCGATCCACACCGTCGTCGCCAATGGTTTAAAGAGCTGTTGGGTGCGAAAAACTACGGGGATGGCCTGTTGCTGCTGGGTGGCGTCCTGAATGACGAGTTTGCTCGGTTGCTCATCCGGAGCGGTTACCCACACGTCAGTATCGACTCTCGTGACGAGCAGCGAGGGGCTCATACGGTCATGGTGCATAGCCTTGGCGGAATGAGGCTTGCCGTTCAACATCTGCGCGAGTTGGGGCATCAGCGCATTGGCTTTTTGGGGCCTCGGGAAGCCCCGCGGTTACCCCAGTTTACCATGGCAATGTGTGAAGCCCATATGCCGATAGAAGAGGCCTGGCATTGTTTTGCTCCTGGTTACGATGTGGCGATGTCGGAAGATGATTGGCGAACGATCGGCCGGGATGTCATGGGGCATTGCATTGACGGTCGAGTCGCACGGGACGTCGGGCATGCGACGGCATTCATCTGCCACAACGACCGTCTTGCCTTGGGGGCGGTTGATGCGCTGCGGCAGCGCGGCTTGGAGCCGGGCAAGGATCTGTCTCTAGTCGGCTACGACAATATGGAAGATCGCATTCACGAAGCAGCGCCGGCTGTGCCGATTTTGAGCACGATCGACAATCCGATGGACCTTGTCGGGCAGATTTGCGCGCGTCGTCTGATCAACCAGATCGTACATGGCCAGCACGATGTCGTTCATGAGTATGTTCCTACAAAGCTGATCGTTCGCCAGACAACGGGGATATGCGTTGAATCGCAATCACACATGATGGTTGCGAGGTAACGGCAGGGGATAAGGCTTCTGTTGCCTGGCTTGATATAGAGTATCCAATCCATATTATCTTCATCACTTATCGTACCTGGAAGGAGCGTAGAGATGCGTCGAGAAAAGGGTTTTACGCTGATCGAATTGCTGGTGGTTATTAGTATTACCTCGCTATTAATCGCAATTCTCTTGCCGGCGCTGAGCGCCGCACGGAGGTCGGCGCAGGCGATCGAGTGCATGAGTAAGCTGCGGCAAATTGGGATAGGCATGCAAGTCTACAGTTTTGACCATGATGACTATTTTCCTCCGGCTCGATTCGAGTATCTCGGGACTACCAACTATTACTGGGCGCACATGCTCGATCGCCGTGAGTATTTCCCTGCCGGCGCAGACTGGGAAAATCACCTGTGCCCTCAAGCTCCGAACAAGGGGAGGACAGGTCTATTCGGCTTCCCCGGCTGGAACTGGTGGTTTACTTCCTACGGGTACAACATCCACTACGTCGGCGGATCCTACTTTGAGTCTGGAGTGAGTAATGACACGCCGGCAAAAACGATGCAAATTCGAAATCCGTCAACGACGTTGGTGCTTGCCGATGCGTCCAGTGCGAATGCTACCGGATACTTTGCCGACGAATACACGGGTTACAATCACATCTGGTCGACTTCCACGATCGCCAATTCCGGCCGACCGGATCCACGTCATAGCGACGCGGCGAACATCGCGTGGGCGGACGGGCACGCCAGTGCCGTGAAATCCCCCACAGGTCAGTGGCAAGGCCTGTATGAAGAAGGTGTGCTTGGGAACCCAAACTATGCTGGCAACGCTTGGGACCGAAACTAGATCACTCCGCACCGGATGTCCGCCGTCGGAGACACCGCGAAAGGATTCAGCATGGGTTTTTCAGAATGCGTAGCCGCGTTATCGAACGCGGTCGACTGCTCGAAACGGATCGGCTCCTCTGTACATGCGTGCCCGGAGGTCTTCGTCATATCTCGGGCTCCTGCCTGGATGCTGGCCATACTAGTCATGGCAAGCGTTGTGTCAGGCCATGAATCGCCAGCGATGACACTGGTGGATAGGGGCGAGGCGCGGGTCGTTGTGGTGGTGGCGGATGAGCCGACTGCCATCTCGCTTCTCGCCGTCGATGAACTGGTATTGCATGTGGAAAAGGCGACGGGCGTCACATTGCCTGTCGCTCGCGAGTCCAGCATTCCAGACGGCTATGGATCACGTCTCTACTTGGGGAACACCAAGGCTGCTGCCGCGCAAGGTATCGATTCTGAGAGCATGGAGCCGGATGCATTCCTGCTGAGGACGGTAGAGGCCGATCTGTATGTGGTGGGCAGAGAGGATGGCCTGCTTGTAAGTAAGCCAGTCATGTACGGCACCGGCTCGTATGGATACAGCGGAACACTGTTCGGCGTTTACGAAGTGCTGGAACGGTACGTGGGGGTGCGGTGGTTGTGGCCAGGTGATCTGGGTACCTATGTGCCCCGCACGAAGGCGGTGGTGATCGATTCGCTTGATGAAATGGTGCGAATGAAGCTGCAGCGCCGCCAATTCGGCGTGTCGTGGATTCGGAGGGCAGTTGAAAACTATTCGTCCCGCATGGAACGGATTGCCTTTTCGGAAGACGGGCTCCGAAACTACGCTCGAGACCTGGAGGTGTATCTGAGGCGGCACAGGGTTGGGGGCGACCGCTCCCATCCATATGTAGACCACCGCTTCCATGATTGGTGGAGTCGCTACGGAAAGGAACACCCCGAGTGGTTTATGATGAACAAGGCGGGCGAGCGCACGGGGCCAGCCTTGTGTGTGTCCAATCCAGACTTGCACCGTTTCATCGTGGATCAGGCTTGGGATGGCAGCGCCGAAGACCGATGGCATCTAAACATTGGAGAAGTCGATGTCCGGGTGTATTGCCAGTGCGAAACGTGCCTGGAGTGGGATCGGCCTCAGCCGAAGGGGTTTGCCGAATACTCTACATCGAATCGCTATGCCCGGTTTTGGAAGGCGGTGCGAGACCTGGCAGTGGAACGCAATCCGAAGGCGCTTCCTAAAACCTTTCTGTACATGAATTACACTCATGCCCCCACGATCGACATTGATCTTTCAGGTATCTATGGAGAGTTTGTTCCATGGTTTTCGGGATTTAATCCGTATTACCCAATGCCCGACAGGGAGCACGCATATCTGAAGCAGCAGTGGCGTGACTGGAGTCGGACTGGCATTACGATGGCGTACCGTCCGAACTATCTGCTGGGTGGGTACGTGTTGCCGCATCTGAGCACGTGGCAGGCTGGGGATATGTTTCAGTTCGCATACCGGCATGGAATGGTCGGCCATTACTATGATTCACTCTGGGGGCAGTGGGCAGTACGGGGGCCGATGTATTACATCCACATGCGCCTCTCAGCCGACCCGGAGGCGGACATCGAGGTGTTGCGTGAGGAATTTTTTTCCTCGTTCGGCCCAGCGGCAAAAGAAGTAGAAGCATATTTCAATTACTGGGAGTCATACTCTCGGCATGAAGCTCCAAGAGGTGGGGTGGATTGGCACGACCCAAGGCGGGCGCATATGGCCTATCCCCCAGAAGTGTTCGGTCCTGCCGAGCGGATTCTTGATAGGGCAATGAGCGCTGCGCGTGAGAGTGCGAGTAGCGAATTCTCTGAGCGCGTGGAGTTTCTCCAGTCGGGCTTGAAGCATACGCGGCTGTCATTGGAATTCATCGGCACGCTCGGGCATCAGGGTGCGATCCCTCGGGATGATAAGGAGCGGTTTCGTACCGTTCGTGAAGCGATGGAGAGGTTGGTTCAGTTTCGGCGTGCACACGAACACATGTATATCGCCGATTATGTCGCTGCTGCTACGATTGAGATGAATCGAATCGACTTGGACGTGCTTTATGAAGCGTTCGAAGATGTGAGGGTAGATGCCGCGTCTGACTCTGCTGAAATGCCTTGGGGGCAGTGGTACTTCCGAAAGGATGAGCAGGGTGTGGGTATAAAGCAGGAGTGGTTTATCGCAGACCTGGATAAGACTAGCAAAGGCATTCAACAGTACGACGATGGCGGCGTTGCGTACTTGATCGACCGTCAGTACTGGATGCCTGTGCGGGTGCCTGCCCGACTGTCCGAAACGCCTGCGGGGGACTACCTGGGCTACGGCTGGTATGTAACTACATTCAATATGCCCAAGTTATGGACGGAACAGTCGGTGCGTCTGCGGTTTGAAGGCGTTGACGAACAAGCGTGGGTCTATGTCAACGGGAAGATGGTTGGCGAGCATACGGTCGAATCTGAGAACAAGCCTGTCGAGGAACTTTGGGACCGTCCGTTTGAAATAGAAGTGGCCTCGGAAAGCTTTATACCGAATGGTGAAAACCTGCTTGTCGTGCGGATACACGCTTCGTCTGGAGCTGCAGGGATATGGGGCCCCGTTCAGGTGTATGTGATGGACGCGGAGCCCGCTGACTAAACGTGGGGAAGACAAACAGGGCGTAAGTCGTATTGTCTGAAAACGAGGCAGGGATCCCGGCCCGCTGTGTGTTGAGCAGGAGTCGGAGTACGGGCGGGTGGATGCGTGCCGAGCCCCTACGGCGACGGGGCCAGGGACGGTTTTCCGAAGTGCTTCGCCTGACCGAGCGCGAGCGTCGCGACGTGGGCGACTTTCTCGTCCGGCATGCCGGCCGGCCTCGCTGGGGCTGATGCTGATCGGCGGCGCGTGTATGATGCTGCGGCGCAGGCACGGCGTCGCGTGAGTTGACGGAATGTTTCTGTTTATCGCAGGCGCAAGAGCGCGACTGGCCGTGCTCTTGCGTCCTTCGTTCGCTTGTTGTGAAGGGCGTGGTGATGTGGTGGCATGAGACATCCTGGCCGACGATAGACGCGTTGCCGAAGGATCGGCCGGTGGTGATTCCGCTTGGTGCCTGCGAGCAGCACGGCCGACACCTGCCCGTGTTCGTTGACACGATTCAGGTCACCGCCATCGCCGAGCAGGTCGAGCGTCGCCTGGCCGAGCAGGTCATCGTTACGCCCACGTTCTGGCTGGGCTCGTCGCATCATCACCTGGACTTCCCTGGCACGGTCAGCGTTCGGCCGACGCTTTACACCCAGGTGATCCAGGACGTCGCACGCAGCATCCTCCGCGCCGGCTTCCGACGCTTGTTCTTCCTCAACGGCCACGGCGGCAACGAAGTGCCCGGCGCTCAAGCCTTGGCGGACCTGGTTGCCACGGACGACCTGGCCGACGCGGCGCACCTGACCTTCGCCTCCTGGTGGCAGGTCGGCGGGCAGAGTCTCAAAGCCGATCGGCACGATATGGCATCGCCCCAGATTACGCATGCCTGCGAATATGAAACCTCGATGATGCTGTTCCTTCGCCCCGACCTCGTCCAGCAACAGTTGGCACAGGACGTTGAATTGGTGCTCGACAAGCAGTGGTGCGTCACCGGCGGGGTTAAGGTGTTCCGCCGATTCCATCGCCTCACCGACACGGGCAACATGGGATCGCCTTCGACTGCCAGCAGTGAAAAAGGCCAATCCATCTGCAATGCCGTAGTGGATGACATCGTGGCGTTCCTTGAGTCATTCGCTGGATGGCCTGACCTGCCGGCCCAAGGCCCAGTCCGCCAGGGTGGCCAGTGACTGCCGAATACGATCCGTACAATCCACTTTTGGCCTGAGCATGACGAACTCATGCAAGCGTCGTATCAATCACGAATCACCGCTACGAATAGGAAATGTTGCCATGGGCGGCCCTGACGTCAACCCGACCAAGAACCTTCGCGGTGTGCTGCCTGTCTTTCAGATGCCATACCACGATGACGAATCGATCGACTACACAACGCTCGATCAGCACATCGACTGGATCTACGAGCAAGGGGCCCACGGCCTCGTGTTCGCCATGGTTTCGGAAGTGCTTCGCCTTTCCGACAGGGAACGACGTCAGGTGGCAGAGCATCTTTGCAAGACCAACCGCGACCGGGGGGCCGTGATCATCAGCGTTGGCGCGGAAAGCACCCACACGGCCTGCGAACTGGCCCGGCATGCCGAATCGGTCGGCGCCGATGCGATCATGGCCATCCCCCCCGTCTCGACCGCTATCGACGAAGCGGAACTGCGTCACTACTACGACCGCCTCGCAAATGCGTTGACCATTCCCGTCATCGTCCAGGACGCCAGCGGGTATGTCGGCAAGCCCATGTCGATCGACTTCCAGGCGGCGCTGCGCCGCGACCTGGGCGACCGCATCATGTTCAAGCCCGAAGCCACTCCCATCGGCCCGCGGCTGTCCGCCCTGCGTGAAGCAACGGCAGGTCAGGCTGACATCTTTGAAGGCACGGGGGGGATCGCCCTGGTCGACAGCTACCGTCGCGGCATCGTCGGAACCATGCCCGGCGGCGACCTCGTCTGGGCCCTCGCCGCGTTGTGGCAGGCGCTGGAGGCCGGCGACGACCAGCGCACTTACCGTATCTCGCTGCCGCTCTCGTCACTGGTGGCGATCCAGACCAGCCTCGACAGCTTCCTCGCGGTCGAAAAGTACCTGCTGCAGAAACAGGGCGTGTTCCCGAACACAGTCGTGCGCGGGCCGCGCGGCTACCAGCTCGATGAGGAAACCCGACAGGAGGTCGATCGACTGTTCGATCTGCTCACCGCTTCGGTCTACGACATGGCAGGGGAGTCGGCATGATCATTGACGTGCACAGCCACGCGTGGCAGTACCCGCGCCATTTCAATGATGACTTCCGCGAGCAGGCCCGCCAGGCACGCAACGGTGAGGAAGTCGACCTGACCGTGCAGTACGAGGCCTACGCCGCCGCTGCACCCGCCGAGACGCGCAACATCGTGTTTGGGGGCAAGGCGCGATTGTCCGGCCTGTGGGTCGACGACGACTATGTCGCCGACTACGTCGCCCGCCACCCCGACCGCGTGCTCGGCTACCTCTCCGTCGATCCCACGCAGGATGGCTACGAAAAAGACATGCGACGCGGCCATGAGGAGCTGGGCCTTTGTGGCATCAAGCTGTTGCCGATGTACGCCGGCTTCGAGCCGCAGGACGATCGGCTCGACCCGCTGTGGCGATACGCCGCCCGTCATCGCCTGCCCGTGTTGTTGCACACGGGCACGACCTTCATCCGGCAGGCGCCGCTGCATTGCACCTTGCCCCGGCACATCGATGCCGTGGCCCGACGCCATCCCGACGTGACGATTGTCATGGCTCACCTGGGCCACCCGTACGAAGGCGAGTGCGTGGCTGTGATTCGCAAGCATCCCAATGTCTATGCCGACATCAGCGCCCTGCACTACCGCCTCTATCAGCTTTACAACAGCCTGATGCTGGTACAGGAGTACGGTGTGTGGAACAAGCTCCTGTTCGGCAGCGACTATCCTTTCACCACCGTCAACGCGTCAATTGAGGGCCTGCGACACCTCAACGACATGGTCGAGGGCACGTCTCTGCCTCGGCTGGACGAAAAGCAGATCGAAGCGCTGATCCATCGCGACAGCCTGCATCTGCTGGGCCTGGCGGACAAACTGCGTTCAGCATCCGCGTAACGCGAGCCGTACGATAAACGCCGGGCAGCCGTGCCTGGTTGAATAAGCAGACGGAAGGACAACAATGGACGCAACGATACAACCGCAATGCAAAGCTCCGGTGTTTCCCAATGGGCAGGACACATCGGTCGCGCCGTATTCGCCGGGGCTGCGTGTCGGGCCGTGGGTCTTCGTGTCCGGACAGGGGCCGTTAAACTTTGAAACGATGCGTTTTGAAACGGATCGGGGCATCGAGCACGAGGCACGACTTACGCTTGAGAACGTGCGATCCGTGCTGGAGGCGGCCGGTTGCAAACTGACCGACGTGGTCAAGGTCACGGTCTACTTGCAGAACATGAACGACTTTGTCCGGTTCAATGAGGTCTACAAGCAGGTTTTCGCTGAACCCTGGCCGGCTCGCACCGCGGTGCAGGCGGTGCTGGGCGCGGGAATCTCCATCGAAATCGACGCCATCGCCATTGCCGGCTGCGGCAGCGACGGGGCTTGAACATGACACGCGGAAAGGAACACAGCGATGGCCGAGCCGTTGCAGGTATTTAATCAATCGTGCTTCGCCGGGCGGGCGTATGGCGTGACTGGCGGGTCGCGTGGCATTGGCAGGGCGGTGGTGCAGGGACTGCTCGATTGCGGCGCCTCGGTCATGACGCTGGCACGCGACAGCGCGACCCTGGAACGGCTCGAAGCGTCCTTGCCCGACGAGCAGCGGGCGCGTCTGCTCTGGCGTGCCGCCGACGTGAGTTACGCCGACGTGTTGCGTGAAGCGGTCGATGCGGCCGGCGAGAAGTTCGGCCGAATGGACGGCTGGGTCAGCAACGCCATGTGCAACCCCGGCCAAAGCCTCGCCGATCATGACGAAAGCAGCTTCGAGCAGGCGTGGCAGGTCAACACGCTGGCCGCCTGGCGTGCGGCGAAGCTGCTGCAACCGCACTTCGAGCGGGTCGGCGGCGGCGCGCTT
This region of Phycisphaerales bacterium AB-hyl4 genomic DNA includes:
- a CDS encoding creatininase family protein encodes the protein MWWHETSWPTIDALPKDRPVVIPLGACEQHGRHLPVFVDTIQVTAIAEQVERRLAEQVIVTPTFWLGSSHHHLDFPGTVSVRPTLYTQVIQDVARSILRAGFRRLFFLNGHGGNEVPGAQALADLVATDDLADAAHLTFASWWQVGGQSLKADRHDMASPQITHACEYETSMMLFLRPDLVQQQLAQDVELVLDKQWCVTGGVKVFRRFHRLTDTGNMGSPSTASSEKGQSICNAVVDDIVAFLESFAGWPDLPAQGPVRQGGQ
- a CDS encoding dihydrodipicolinate synthase family protein, with the translated sequence MGGPDVNPTKNLRGVLPVFQMPYHDDESIDYTTLDQHIDWIYEQGAHGLVFAMVSEVLRLSDRERRQVAEHLCKTNRDRGAVIISVGAESTHTACELARHAESVGADAIMAIPPVSTAIDEAELRHYYDRLANALTIPVIVQDASGYVGKPMSIDFQAALRRDLGDRIMFKPEATPIGPRLSALREATAGQADIFEGTGGIALVDSYRRGIVGTMPGGDLVWALAALWQALEAGDDQRTYRISLPLSSLVAIQTSLDSFLAVEKYLLQKQGVFPNTVVRGPRGYQLDEETRQEVDRLFDLLTASVYDMAGESA
- a CDS encoding amidohydrolase family protein, producing MIIDVHSHAWQYPRHFNDDFREQARQARNGEEVDLTVQYEAYAAAAPAETRNIVFGGKARLSGLWVDDDYVADYVARHPDRVLGYLSVDPTQDGYEKDMRRGHEELGLCGIKLLPMYAGFEPQDDRLDPLWRYAARHRLPVLLHTGTTFIRQAPLHCTLPRHIDAVARRHPDVTIVMAHLGHPYEGECVAVIRKHPNVYADISALHYRLYQLYNSLMLVQEYGVWNKLLFGSDYPFTTVNASIEGLRHLNDMVEGTSLPRLDEKQIEALIHRDSLHLLGLADKLRSASA
- a CDS encoding RidA family protein, producing the protein MDATIQPQCKAPVFPNGQDTSVAPYSPGLRVGPWVFVSGQGPLNFETMRFETDRGIEHEARLTLENVRSVLEAAGCKLTDVVKVTVYLQNMNDFVRFNEVYKQVFAEPWPARTAVQAVLGAGISIEIDAIAIAGCGSDGA